One window of the Clostridium sp. MB40-C1 genome contains the following:
- a CDS encoding M42 family metallopeptidase encodes MQNKKSKLKYYISNILSIASPSGYTEKITSYIKQELDTLNIPYKLTNKGVIIVTFKGENDETQRTFSAHIDTLGAMVREIKSNGTLSLDFVGGFMGNSVEGENCIVSTMEDINYTGTIQTIKPSVHISGDEARDLKRSPENMEVILDEKVFTKEDVEKLGINVGDFVSFDPRTIFTEKEFIKSRHLDDKASAAILLYVIEYIHKNKINLPYTTNFFISNYEEVGHGASSKIPKNTSEFISVDMGAPGPGQNSSEYSVCICAKDSSGPYDYELRKKLVNLCKTKNIDYRIDTYPHYGSDASAALRAGWDVKTALIGPGVFASHAYERTHIDSMIATLDLVLEYCKTN; translated from the coding sequence ATGCAAAATAAAAAATCCAAACTTAAGTATTATATCAGTAATATATTATCTATTGCAAGCCCTTCTGGCTATACAGAGAAAATAACATCCTATATAAAACAAGAGTTAGACACTTTAAATATACCATATAAATTAACAAATAAAGGTGTCATAATAGTTACATTTAAAGGTGAAAATGATGAAACACAAAGAACATTTTCAGCACATATTGACACTTTAGGTGCAATGGTTAGGGAAATAAAATCCAATGGAACTTTATCTCTAGACTTTGTTGGAGGATTTATGGGTAATTCTGTAGAGGGAGAAAATTGTATTGTTTCTACTATGGAGGATATAAATTACACAGGTACTATACAAACTATAAAACCCTCTGTTCATATAAGTGGTGATGAAGCACGCGATCTTAAAAGAAGTCCTGAAAATATGGAAGTAATTCTTGATGAAAAAGTATTTACAAAAGAAGATGTAGAAAAATTAGGAATAAACGTTGGTGATTTTGTATCTTTTGATCCTAGAACAATTTTTACAGAAAAAGAATTTATAAAATCTAGACATCTTGATGATAAAGCTAGTGCAGCAATTCTTTTATATGTTATAGAATACATACATAAAAATAAAATAAATTTACCTTACACTACAAATTTCTTTATAAGTAATTATGAGGAAGTAGGTCACGGTGCTTCATCAAAAATCCCTAAAAATACTAGTGAATTTATTTCTGTAGACATGGGTGCTCCTGGTCCTGGACAAAACTCTTCTGAGTATAGTGTTTGCATATGTGCTAAAGATTCTTCAGGTCCTTATGATTATGAATTAAGAAAAAAACTTGTAAATTTGTGTAAAACTAAAAATATTGACTATCGAATAGATACTTATCCTCATTACGGCTCAGATGCATCTGCTGCACTTAGAGCTGGATGGGACGTTAAAACCGCCTTAATTGGTCCTGGTGTCTTTGCTTCTCATGCATATGAAAGAACACATATAGATTCAATGATAGCAACCCTAGATTTAGTCTTAGAATATTGTAAAACAAACTAA
- a CDS encoding phosphatase PAP2 family protein, translated as MESIKKFIGNNRHFLYMIIWIPLLGFFYCCQKFVTPKYIMHSSIDDHIPFLKVFILPYVFWYFYISAPFVYFGLKSKDDFLKLTKFIFLGMGISYIIYVILPSGQNLRPILLEKDIFTKMVGVIYAIDPPANVCPSIHVIDAVGVNIVICSSPLFEKNRRVKVISTIIMVLICLSTMFIKQHSFLDVIAGIALSIGLYGYVYLVPGLKKKKQDTSSTSEI; from the coding sequence GTGGAGAGTATAAAAAAATTTATAGGTAACAATAGACATTTTCTATATATGATAATATGGATTCCATTGCTGGGATTTTTTTATTGTTGTCAAAAATTTGTTACTCCTAAATATATAATGCACAGTAGTATAGATGATCATATACCTTTTTTAAAAGTATTTATACTGCCTTATGTATTTTGGTATTTTTATATATCTGCTCCTTTTGTTTATTTTGGTTTAAAATCAAAAGATGATTTTTTAAAGCTAACTAAGTTCATATTTCTAGGAATGGGTATATCTTATATAATATACGTAATATTACCTAGTGGACAAAATTTAAGACCTATCTTACTGGAGAAAGATATATTCACAAAGATGGTAGGTGTTATTTATGCTATTGATCCCCCTGCTAATGTTTGTCCAAGTATCCATGTAATAGATGCTGTTGGAGTAAATATTGTGATTTGTAGTAGCCCATTATTTGAAAAGAATAGACGGGTTAAAGTGATATCTACAATAATTATGGTACTTATATGCCTTTCAACTATGTTTATAAAGCAACATTCTTTTCTTGATGTTATAGCTGGTATAGCTCTATCCATTGGGTTATATGGATATGTGTATTTAGTACCAGGATTGAAGAAAAAGAAACAAGATACTTCCAGCACAAGTGAAATTTAA
- a CDS encoding YaiI/YqxD family protein produces MRIIVDADSCPGREYIEKAAKEYNIEVNMYCDINHIIESDYSSVKIVDSGFQSVDMYIVNESAKGDIVVTQDYGVAAMVLGKKAYAISPKGYIYSDDNIDKLLFERHISSKVRRSGGKTNNPKKRTSEDDERLYKNLVKLIKNL; encoded by the coding sequence ATGAGAATAATAGTAGATGCAGATTCTTGCCCTGGTAGAGAATACATAGAAAAAGCAGCAAAAGAATATAATATAGAGGTTAATATGTACTGTGATATAAATCATATAATTGAAAGTGATTATAGTTCAGTAAAAATTGTGGATAGTGGGTTTCAAAGTGTAGATATGTATATTGTAAATGAATCCGCTAAAGGGGATATCGTAGTTACTCAAGACTACGGGGTAGCGGCTATGGTTCTTGGAAAAAAGGCTTATGCTATAAGTCCTAAGGGATACATTTATAGTGATGACAATATAGATAAATTACTATTTGAAAGACACATATCATCTAAAGTGAGAAGAAGTGGAGGAAAAACTAATAATCCCAAAAAAAGAACTAGTGAAGATGACGAAAGATTGTATAAGAACCTTGTAAAGTTAATTAAAAATCTATAA
- a CDS encoding glucose-6-phosphate isomerase, with amino-acid sequence MSKGITLDLSKTQPYLSEHEVYQLQAMVNAAHDTLHKKSGAGNEFLGWMDLPVNYDKEEFERIKKAADKINSNSEALIVIGIGGSYLGARAAIEMLTHTFFNVVSKDKRKAPQIFYVGNNISSTYMADLIEAVKDIDFSVNVISKSGTTTEPAIAFRVFKDLLEKKYGKEGAKERIFATTDKSKGALRTLANAEGYETFVIPDDVGGRFSVLTAVGLLPIAAAGINIDEMMQGAADGRKEYSNPDLKENDAYKYAAARNALYAKGKTIEMITNFEPSLHYTGEWWKQLFGESEGKDGKGIFPAAADFSTDLHSMGQYMQEGLRNLFETQLNVEQSRKSIIIEENQDNLDGLNFVAGKDMHFVNQQAFRGTVIAHNEGGVPNIIINVPELTPYYFGKLVYFFEKACGLSGYLLGVNPFNQPGVEAYKKNMFALLGKPGYEDMKAEIESKLK; translated from the coding sequence ATGTCCAAAGGTATAACATTAGATTTATCAAAAACACAACCATACTTAAGTGAGCATGAAGTTTACCAACTTCAAGCTATGGTAAATGCGGCGCATGATACGCTTCATAAAAAAAGTGGAGCAGGTAATGAATTTTTAGGGTGGATGGATTTACCTGTAAATTATGATAAAGAAGAATTTGAAAGAATAAAAAAAGCAGCAGACAAAATAAATAGTAATTCAGAGGCGCTTATCGTTATTGGAATAGGAGGCTCTTACTTAGGAGCAAGAGCGGCAATAGAAATGCTTACTCATACTTTCTTTAATGTTGTTTCAAAGGATAAGAGAAAAGCACCACAAATTTTTTATGTAGGAAATAATATTAGTTCAACATATATGGCAGATTTAATAGAAGCAGTTAAAGACATAGATTTTTCTGTAAATGTTATATCTAAGTCAGGAACTACTACAGAGCCTGCAATAGCTTTTAGAGTATTTAAAGATTTATTAGAAAAAAAATATGGTAAAGAAGGAGCAAAAGAAAGAATATTTGCTACAACAGATAAATCAAAAGGAGCATTAAGAACGTTAGCTAATGCAGAAGGATATGAAACTTTTGTTATTCCAGATGATGTTGGTGGAAGGTTTTCTGTATTAACTGCAGTTGGATTATTACCAATAGCAGCTGCAGGAATTAATATAGATGAAATGATGCAAGGTGCAGCTGATGGTCGTAAAGAGTATAGTAATCCAGATTTAAAAGAAAATGATGCATATAAATATGCGGCGGCTAGAAACGCATTATATGCAAAAGGGAAAACCATTGAAATGATAACTAATTTTGAACCTTCTCTTCACTATACAGGAGAATGGTGGAAACAATTATTTGGAGAAAGTGAAGGCAAAGATGGGAAGGGAATTTTCCCAGCAGCAGCGGACTTTTCAACAGATTTACATTCAATGGGTCAATATATGCAGGAAGGTTTGAGAAATCTTTTTGAAACTCAATTAAATGTAGAGCAATCAAGAAAATCGATTATAATAGAAGAAAATCAAGATAATCTTGATGGATTAAACTTTGTTGCAGGAAAGGATATGCACTTTGTTAATCAACAAGCATTTAGAGGGACAGTAATTGCCCACAATGAAGGTGGAGTTCCTAATATTATAATAAATGTTCCAGAATTGACACCATATTATTTTGGAAAGTTAGTTTATTTCTTTGAAAAAGCATGTGGATTAAGCGGATATTTATTAGGAGTAAATCCATTTAATCAGCCAGGCGTTGAAGCATATAAGAAAAATATGTTTGCTCTTTTAGGAAAGCCAGGATATGAAGATATGAAAGCAGAAATAGAATCTAAACTTAAATAG
- a CDS encoding alpha/beta fold hydrolase produces the protein MSYILTDDNVKIFYKDKGIGENIVFIHGWASSMISFAIPAYYLSKKYRVITYDLRGHGKSDVTDKGLTIKRFATDLQELLKQLNLKNVVLVGWSMGAHVLFKYIDMFGCDRLKGIGIVDMSPKLIKDDSWELGLYKGNFEKEDNIKALQELDMDWQKYIEKFTRTLVPELDEKQFKYIMKGNLMNDPNVIKSMWNEMVNGDYRNVLKKIDVPTLILYGEKSTLYTEEVPKYLNKQIKNSKIERFDGCTHLLVMEDTNKFIKVIDKFVSNI, from the coding sequence ATGTCATACATCTTAACAGATGATAATGTAAAAATATTTTATAAAGACAAAGGAATTGGTGAAAATATCGTTTTTATTCATGGATGGGCATCAAGTATGATAAGTTTTGCAATTCCAGCTTACTATTTAAGTAAAAAATACAGAGTTATAACCTATGATTTAAGAGGGCATGGAAAATCTGATGTTACAGATAAAGGACTTACAATTAAAAGATTTGCTACAGATTTGCAGGAGCTTTTGAAACAACTTAATTTAAAGAATGTTGTACTTGTGGGGTGGTCTATGGGAGCTCATGTTTTATTTAAATATATAGATATGTTTGGATGTGATAGACTTAAAGGTATAGGTATAGTAGATATGAGTCCGAAGTTAATAAAAGATGATTCGTGGGAATTAGGACTATATAAAGGGAACTTTGAAAAAGAAGATAATATAAAAGCACTTCAAGAGCTAGATATGGATTGGCAGAAGTACATTGAAAAATTTACAAGAACTTTGGTTCCAGAGTTAGATGAGAAACAATTTAAATACATTATGAAGGGTAACTTAATGAATGACCCTAATGTAATAAAGAGTATGTGGAACGAAATGGTTAATGGTGATTATAGGAATGTTCTGAAAAAAATAGATGTACCAACTCTTATTTTATATGGTGAAAAGAGTACTTTATATACAGAAGAAGTTCCTAAATATCTTAATAAACAAATAAAAAATTCAAAAATAGAAAGATTTGATGGATGTACTCACTTATTAGTTATGGAGGATACAAATAAATTTATTAAGGTGATAGATAAATTTGTGTCAAATATATAA
- a CDS encoding VanZ family protein codes for MTKERRNFYIKWLLAIVWMVVIFKFSNDPATVSDAKSGTVITMFDSLGLNLNSLLGTLANFIVRKTAHFTEFLILYVFLYKALSESFPKKRVLIMALIFTFLYACSDEFHQTFIPGREGRFRDVLIDTSGGIAAFIYFYFSQPKKTLINLINSTFAEHK; via the coding sequence ATGACAAAAGAAAGAAGAAATTTTTATATTAAGTGGCTACTAGCTATAGTATGGATGGTAGTTATTTTTAAATTTTCAAACGATCCAGCTACAGTTTCTGATGCTAAAAGTGGTACAGTAATTACTATGTTTGATTCTTTGGGTTTAAATTTAAATAGTTTACTTGGAACTTTAGCTAATTTTATAGTAAGGAAAACAGCTCACTTTACTGAGTTTTTAATATTATATGTATTCTTATATAAAGCTTTAAGTGAAAGTTTCCCCAAGAAAAGAGTTTTAATAATGGCTCTTATATTTACGTTTCTATACGCCTGCTCTGACGAATTTCATCAGACATTTATACCTGGTAGAGAAGGAAGATTTAGAGACGTATTAATAGATACCTCCGGTGGCATAGCGGCATTTATATACTTCTATTTTTCTCAACCTAAAAAAACTCTCATAAATTTAATTAACTCAACTTTCGCAGAACACAAATAG
- a CDS encoding MBL fold metallo-hydrolase encodes MKITTIIENSLKDNKKLKNEHGLSFFIETSACNILFDTGKSGDFVDNAKDLGIDLNKVDYLVLSHAHYDHCGGVRRFLDTFNIQPEFYVSENFFKNKDKYHYSDGSQKVDFASNGPGYKYIGIDFDEEFIRNKKLNINYVDSDMVKLSDKVYIFTNFERTYDFETLNSNMQIKKGDKYTVDTFEDEVTIGIDTEKGLLILLGCSHPGILNIVDTISKRTGKNIYGVMGGTHLVEADEERINKTIKRLKEMNIEIIGVSHCTGEKAVKIFKEKCDDFFENCTGTVLEI; translated from the coding sequence ATGAAGATCACAACAATAATAGAGAATTCTTTAAAAGACAATAAAAAGCTTAAAAATGAACACGGACTCTCTTTTTTTATAGAAACATCTGCCTGTAATATTCTATTTGATACAGGTAAAAGTGGAGATTTTGTAGATAATGCAAAAGATTTAGGAATTGATTTAAATAAAGTAGACTATTTAGTACTTAGTCATGCTCATTACGATCATTGTGGTGGAGTTAGGAGATTTTTAGATACTTTTAATATTCAGCCAGAATTCTATGTAAGTGAAAACTTCTTCAAAAATAAGGACAAGTACCACTATTCAGATGGAAGTCAAAAAGTAGATTTTGCATCCAATGGCCCAGGATACAAGTATATAGGTATAGATTTTGATGAAGAATTTATAAGAAATAAAAAACTAAATATTAATTATGTAGATAGTGATATGGTTAAGCTAAGTGATAAAGTATATATATTTACTAACTTTGAAAGAACTTATGATTTTGAAACCTTAAATTCTAATATGCAAATAAAAAAAGGGGATAAATATACAGTAGATACTTTTGAGGATGAAGTTACTATAGGAATAGATACAGAAAAAGGATTGTTAATTTTACTTGGCTGTTCTCATCCAGGAATCTTAAATATAGTTGATACTATTTCTAAAAGAACTGGTAAAAATATATATGGCGTTATGGGAGGAACTCATCTTGTAGAAGCAGATGAAGAGCGTATAAACAAGACTATAAAACGTCTAAAAGAAATGAATATTGAGATTATAGGAGTATCTCATTGTACAGGAGAAAAAGCAGTTAAAATATTTAAAGAAAAATGTGATGATTTTTTTGAAAATTGTACAGGAACTGTTTTAGAAATATAA
- a CDS encoding methyl-accepting chemotaxis protein — protein sequence MIKTLEENEIIRSFNNLIPYLQYYFEDEIAFTISNTEYFLKVVDGETIKLGAKDGDILPVNCAAYECLKAKKPISIIVPKEVFGISIKAIGVPVKENSQIVGTIVIAKSLRRKNEVSALTENLSASLEQISASLNEINKGVQEVSVANDCIQKNVKKTYDEAQNTDEVLSFIENIAKQTNLLGLNAAIESSRAGEFGKGFSVVANEIRKLSVSSSQSIKQINEVLKNIQDSVTDISEKINNSNNVFEEQVASIQEITGVIENLNQSAVILKRMSAEL from the coding sequence ATGATAAAAACATTAGAAGAAAATGAAATAATAAGATCTTTTAATAATTTAATACCATACTTGCAATATTATTTTGAAGATGAAATTGCATTTACTATTTCAAATACTGAATATTTTTTAAAAGTTGTTGATGGTGAAACAATTAAATTGGGAGCAAAGGATGGGGACATTCTTCCAGTAAATTGTGCAGCTTATGAGTGCTTAAAGGCAAAAAAACCTATATCAATAATTGTTCCTAAAGAAGTTTTTGGTATTTCAATAAAGGCAATTGGAGTTCCTGTTAAAGAAAATTCTCAAATAGTAGGAACTATAGTTATAGCAAAAAGTTTAAGACGTAAGAATGAAGTGAGTGCTTTAACTGAGAACTTATCAGCTTCTTTGGAACAAATAAGTGCATCTCTTAATGAAATTAATAAAGGGGTACAAGAGGTTTCCGTAGCTAATGATTGTATACAAAAAAATGTAAAAAAAACATATGACGAAGCACAGAATACTGATGAAGTATTAAGCTTTATTGAGAACATTGCAAAGCAAACTAATTTATTGGGACTGAATGCAGCAATTGAATCATCTAGAGCAGGGGAATTTGGTAAAGGGTTTAGTGTTGTTGCAAATGAGATAAGAAAATTATCAGTATCTAGTAGCCAATCTATTAAACAGATAAATGAAGTGCTTAAAAATATTCAAGATTCTGTAACGGATATATCAGAGAAAATTAATAATTCAAATAATGTTTTTGAAGAACAGGTTGCTTCCATTCAAGAAATTACAGGAGTTATAGAAAATTTGAATCAATCAGCAGTAATCCTTAAACGAATGTCAGCTGAACTTTAA
- a CDS encoding carbon storage regulator: MLVLGVRTGESIVIDGNIKLTFVKVKENTVRVMIDAPKEVPILRDGVEDKNKSLKNKVNISIREEVGA; encoded by the coding sequence ATGCTTGTATTAGGAGTAAGGACAGGAGAAAGTATAGTAATAGACGGAAATATAAAATTAACTTTTGTAAAGGTTAAGGAGAACACTGTAAGAGTTATGATAGATGCTCCCAAGGAAGTACCTATTTTAAGAGATGGTGTAGAAGACAAAAATAAATCATTAAAAAATAAAGTAAATATTTCTATAAGAGAAGAAGTAGGCGCATAG
- a CDS encoding IS3 family transposase, translated as MARKYTSDFKIQACELVINEGLKPKIVAEKFGINNIMLYRWIDEFKTYGNEAFVGRGNLRPKDAKLKKLEKENEIFKQEVEILKVSRSGLFKHKCKNKTVKELEIEQEVINCFKKHGGNYGRIHIRKALLRNDIKVTEPRITAILKKNGLYDKYGRKRKNHLKKTPAEYLSENLVKDKFVITEPNTLWCADITEIKIYKSKLYVSGIIDVASRKIVGWSIRPHMRQEIVHEAINMAYYRFNPKEDLIFHSDRGCQYTSNSTKNLLIKYKMKSSMSRPGSPNDNQPIETFWKTLKQEIKDISKLRFKEAKRAIIKYIELYYNSDRIHSSLGYKTPNEFWLEKYLWKLTVLFVYYS; from the coding sequence ATGGCAAGAAAATATACAAGTGATTTTAAAATTCAAGCATGTGAATTAGTAATAAATGAAGGTTTAAAACCAAAAATTGTAGCTGAAAAGTTTGGTATTAATAATATAATGCTTTACAGATGGATTGATGAGTTTAAAACCTATGGAAATGAAGCATTTGTAGGCAGAGGCAACCTTCGTCCGAAGGACGCAAAATTAAAAAAACTTGAGAAAGAAAATGAAATTTTTAAGCAAGAGGTTGAAATATTAAAAGTGTCAAGAAGTGGTTTATTTAAACACAAATGCAAAAACAAAACAGTGAAGGAATTAGAGATTGAACAGGAAGTAATTAATTGTTTTAAAAAACATGGTGGAAACTATGGTAGAATTCATATTAGAAAAGCACTCTTAAGGAATGACATCAAGGTTACAGAACCTAGAATTACTGCAATATTAAAGAAAAATGGATTGTATGACAAATATGGAAGAAAACGCAAAAATCATCTTAAAAAAACACCAGCAGAATATCTTAGTGAAAATTTAGTTAAAGATAAATTTGTAATAACTGAACCAAACACTCTTTGGTGTGCTGATATTACAGAAATAAAAATTTATAAAAGTAAGCTCTATGTAAGTGGGATAATTGATGTTGCTTCTCGCAAAATAGTTGGCTGGAGTATAAGGCCTCACATGAGACAAGAAATTGTGCATGAAGCTATAAATATGGCTTATTATAGATTTAATCCTAAAGAAGATCTCATATTTCACTCAGATCGTGGATGTCAGTACACTTCAAATTCTACAAAGAATCTTCTTATAAAATATAAAATGAAATCAAGTATGTCTAGACCAGGTAGTCCTAATGATAATCAACCCATAGAGACATTTTGGAAAACTCTTAAACAAGAAATTAAAGATATCTCAAAATTAAGATTTAAAGAAGCGAAGCGTGCAATTATAAAGTATATAGAATTGTACTACAATAGTGATAGAATACACTCTTCGCTTGGATATAAAACACCAAATGAATTTTGGTTAGAAAAATATTTATGGAAATTAACTGTTTTGTTTGTGTATTATTCTTGA
- a CDS encoding flagellin, with amino-acid sequence MIINHNMNAMNAHRQLGVGTTKSGKSMEKLSSGLRINRAGDDAAGLAISEKMRGQIRGLDQASRNAQDGISLIQTGEGALTESHSILQRMRELSVQSSNDTNVDVDRSEIQKEVDQLSQELTRIADTTEFNTQNLLGGDFKAKFHIGANQGQDITLEINAMDAKSLNVAGVIGEKAEVKGVTGVSVKNLTENEITIKYETLKGTKAEAVEKTTAKLSDDGQTITVTLAQAAGDDTNAGKITASKADIVKALKSTGAVRVEVEKGTDLAADLDATGAVPADTAVAKGEISKEVGINVSSQEKASKAITTINNAIQTVSAERSKLGSYQNRLEHTINNLNTSSENLQASESRVRDVDMAKEMMEFSKNNILQQAAQAMLAQANQAPQGVLQLLR; translated from the coding sequence ATGATTATTAATCACAATATGAATGCTATGAATGCACACAGACAATTAGGGGTAGGAACTACTAAATCTGGAAAGTCAATGGAGAAATTAAGCTCAGGTTTAAGAATAAATAGAGCTGGAGATGACGCTGCAGGATTAGCTATATCTGAAAAAATGAGAGGACAAATCAGAGGACTTGACCAAGCTTCAAGAAATGCTCAAGATGGTATTTCATTAATCCAAACAGGAGAAGGAGCACTAACAGAATCTCATTCAATACTTCAAAGAATGAGAGAACTTTCAGTACAATCTTCAAATGATACTAATGTAGATGTTGATAGAAGTGAAATCCAAAAGGAAGTAGATCAATTATCACAAGAACTTACAAGAATAGCTGATACAACTGAATTTAACACTCAAAATCTTTTAGGTGGAGATTTCAAGGCTAAATTCCATATTGGTGCTAATCAAGGACAAGATATTACATTAGAAATTAACGCTATGGATGCTAAAAGCTTGAATGTAGCAGGTGTAATTGGTGAAAAAGCAGAGGTAAAAGGTGTAACAGGTGTATCTGTTAAAAACCTAACAGAAAATGAAATTACAATAAAGTACGAAACTTTAAAAGGTACAAAAGCTGAAGCAGTTGAAAAAACAACAGCTAAATTAAGTGATGATGGACAAACTATAACAGTTACATTAGCTCAAGCTGCAGGAGATGACACTAATGCTGGTAAAATTACAGCTTCAAAAGCTGATATTGTAAAAGCTTTAAAATCTACTGGAGCAGTAAGGGTAGAAGTAGAAAAAGGAACTGATTTAGCTGCTGATTTAGATGCAACAGGTGCAGTACCAGCTGATACTGCTGTGGCTAAAGGAGAGATAAGTAAGGAAGTAGGTATTAATGTATCTTCACAAGAAAAAGCATCAAAAGCTATTACTACAATTAACAATGCTATTCAAACAGTATCAGCAGAAAGATCTAAGTTAGGTTCTTATCAAAATAGATTAGAGCATACAATAAATAACTTAAATACTTCTTCTGAAAACTTACAAGCATCAGAATCAAGAGTTAGAGATGTAGATATGGCCAAAGAAATGATGGAATTCTCAAAGAATAACATACTTCAACAAGCGGCTCAAGCAATGCTTGCTCAAGCTAATCAAGCTCCACAAGGAGTTCTTCAATTATTAAGATAA
- a CDS encoding carbon storage regulator produces the protein MLVLGIKTGETINIGENVKLTFVKVKENTIRVAIDAPKDIAVLRDGVEDKNK, from the coding sequence ATGCTTGTACTAGGAATAAAAACTGGAGAAACAATCAACATAGGTGAAAATGTAAAGTTAACTTTTGTAAAGGTTAAGGAAAACACTATAAGAGTTGCAATAGATGCTCCAAAGGACATAGCTGTTTTAAGAGATGGAGTAGAAGATAAAAATAAGTAA
- a CDS encoding IS3 family transposase: MKSLTLGIIEEYINYYNSRRYQKPLNYMTSIEYTSYLSNILA, from the coding sequence GTGAAATCCTTAACCTTAGGGATTATTGAGGAATACATAAACTATTACAACAGTAGACGATACCAGAAACCCTTAAATTATATGACATCAATTGAATATACTAGCTATCTTTCTAACATCTTAGCATAA
- a CDS encoding DUF4352 domain-containing protein — MEKPILKKWWFWVIIIVVIGAIGKGISKDSPKKVGETNATVETEGKKTEAKKEEKKNEPKIFKVGDVVELKDFKVTVNKVYAVKGKGYSKPKDGNEFVAVDCTVENISDKEKTISSVMMFKVVDKDGRACQYSITGQTAAKAGQMDGKVAPSRKLTGVYVVEVPKGTTGLELQFDGSFLSGEQIIVKLN, encoded by the coding sequence ATGGAAAAACCAATTTTAAAAAAATGGTGGTTTTGGGTAATCATTATAGTTGTAATTGGAGCTATAGGAAAGGGTATAAGTAAAGATAGTCCTAAAAAAGTAGGCGAAACAAACGCAACTGTAGAAACTGAAGGTAAAAAGACAGAAGCAAAAAAAGAAGAAAAGAAAAATGAACCTAAAATTTTCAAAGTTGGCGATGTTGTAGAATTGAAAGATTTTAAAGTTACAGTTAATAAAGTTTATGCTGTTAAAGGAAAAGGATATTCAAAACCTAAGGATGGTAATGAATTTGTTGCAGTAGATTGTACTGTAGAAAATATATCAGATAAAGAGAAAACAATTTCTTCAGTAATGATGTTTAAAGTTGTAGATAAGGATGGAAGGGCTTGTCAATATTCAATAACAGGCCAGACAGCTGCTAAAGCAGGTCAAATGGATGGAAAAGTTGCTCCAAGCAGGAAATTAACAGGAGTTTACGTTGTAGAGGTGCCAAAAGGAACTACTGGGTTAGAATTGCAATTTGATGGGTCTTTCCTTTCAGGTGAACAAATAATTGTAAAATTAAACTAA